In Drosophila simulans strain w501 chromosome 3R, Prin_Dsim_3.1, whole genome shotgun sequence, a single window of DNA contains:
- the LOC6729395 gene encoding glycine-rich cell wall structural protein 1 isoform X2 encodes MEGGSVSSPSMGGPRGGGFRGRGGGAPMRGGFDRGRGRGGRGHFMGGMRGGGGSGMGGGPPMQGMMSGPPRGMRGSRGGMGYQGRGGGYQPRGGAPMGMRGGRPPLYSQRAENNKTVSPVPTSAISGEQPAVEAAGDEVTDGQTSAVVPSSGNSHGGSSAPGGSNGGGPPPYLGRGRGRGGPFSGRGRGGGGYNSHMNGNGGGSMYGGSHSHHGNSMGGGPGSEHGSMPRRGGPRGRGGYNQGMSRPPLHHHQAHNPNTQLAPVPALKRGAPGGPGPKRGRYEGGPYGQRPMTPKYHSTQQHMGGGGGGGMSSQSSYGSPPSHHAPQQSHHSYQTHEQTQQVDPYAQSGYSTQTTQQGYNGYGQSGSSSYATHTSQTSAPASSSYGAHHSTEYDQSQYQNYNSTGYAAPQDTRYQSYSQDYSQQYGSTAVDYNATGQADYSQHGAQSTGYDERAYAGYDSQAYSQNYSNAAAYY; translated from the exons ATGGAAGGAGGCTCAGTGTCCTCGCCATCGATGGGCGGCCCACGTGGAGGCGGTTTCCGTGGACGGGGCGGTGGAGCGCCTATGCGCGGTGGCTTCGATCGCGGACGTGGTCGTGGCGGTCGTGGACACTTTATGGGTGGCATGCGCGGAGGCGGCGGTAGCGGAATGGGCGGAGGACCGCCCATGCAGGGCATGATGTCGGGTCCTCCGAGGGGAATGCGTGGTTCCCGTGGTGGAATGGGCTATCAGGGACGCGGCGGCGGCTATCAGCCGCGTGGTGGCGCTCCCATGGGCATGCGAGGCGGTCGCCCACCTTTGTACTCACAGC GTGCCGAGAACAACAAGACCGTATCACCAGTGCCCACCTCGGCGATCAGTGGAGAACAGCCAGCGGTTGAAGCAGCCGGTGACGAGGTCACCGATGGCCAGACATCAGCGGTCGTCCCGTCTTCGGGTAACTCGCATGGCGGCAGTTCCGCTCCTGGTGGCAGCAACGGCGGAGGACCTCCTCCATATCTGGGCCGTGGACGTGGACGCGGTGGTCCCTTCagtggacgtggacgtggtGGCGGCGGCTACAATTCGCACATGAACGGAAATGGAGGCGGCAGCATGTACGGTGGCTCCCACAGCCACCACGGCAATTCCATGGGCGGCGGTCCGGGCAGCGAGCACGGTTCGATGCCCAGGCGCGGAGGTCCTCGGGGCAGGGGCGGCTACAATCAAGGTATGAGTCGGCCACCCTTGCATCACCATCAGGCACATAATCCCAATACACAACTTGCACCGGTACCAGCTCTCAAACGCGGCGCTCCCGGTGGTCCTGGTCCCAAACGCGGTCGCTACGAGGGCGGTCCCTATGGCCAGCGGCCCATGACGCCCAAGTACCATTCAACACAGCAGCATATGggtggtggaggcggcggcggcatgtCTTCGCAGTCCTCCTATGGCTCGCCGCCAAGTCACCATGCGCCACAACAAAG CCATCACAGCTATCAGACACACGAGCAGACCCAACAAGTGGATCCCTACGCGCAGAGCGGTTACAGCACCCAGACCACCCAGCAGGGATACAATGGCTATGGGcagagcggcagcagcagttaTGCGACTCACACATCGCAGACAAGTGCTCCGGCGAGCAGCAGCTACGGAGCCCACCACAGCACCGAATACGATCAGAGCCAGTATCAGAACTACAA CTCGACGGGCTATGCCGCACCGCAGGACACACGGTATCAGTCGTACAGCCAGGACTACAGCCAACAGTACGGCTCGACCGCAGTGGACTACAATGCTACCGGACAAGCGGACTACAGCCAGCACGGAGCGCAAAGCACTGGCTACGATGAGCGTGCCTACGCGGGTTATG ATTCGCAGGCCTACTCGCAGAACTATTCAAATGCAGCCGCCTACTACTAA
- the LOC6729395 gene encoding keratin, type I cytoskeletal 9 isoform X1, with the protein MEGGSVSSPSMGGPRGGGFRGRGGGAPMRGGFDRGRGRGGRGHFMGGMRGGGGSGMGGGPPMQGMMSGPPRGMRGSRGGMGYQGRGGGYQPRGGAPMGMRGGRPPLYSQPPKQHTGAENNKTVSPVPTSAISGEQPAVEAAGDEVTDGQTSAVVPSSGNSHGGSSAPGGSNGGGPPPYLGRGRGRGGPFSGRGRGGGGYNSHMNGNGGGSMYGGSHSHHGNSMGGGPGSEHGSMPRRGGPRGRGGYNQGMSRPPLHHHQAHNPNTQLAPVPALKRGAPGGPGPKRGRYEGGPYGQRPMTPKYHSTQQHMGGGGGGGMSSQSSYGSPPSHHAPQQSHHSYQTHEQTQQVDPYAQSGYSTQTTQQGYNGYGQSGSSSYATHTSQTSAPASSSYGAHHSTEYDQSQYQNYNSTGYAAPQDTRYQSYSQDYSQQYGSTAVDYNATGQADYSQHGAQSTGYDERAYAGYDSQAYSQNYSNAAAYY; encoded by the exons ATGGAAGGAGGCTCAGTGTCCTCGCCATCGATGGGCGGCCCACGTGGAGGCGGTTTCCGTGGACGGGGCGGTGGAGCGCCTATGCGCGGTGGCTTCGATCGCGGACGTGGTCGTGGCGGTCGTGGACACTTTATGGGTGGCATGCGCGGAGGCGGCGGTAGCGGAATGGGCGGAGGACCGCCCATGCAGGGCATGATGTCGGGTCCTCCGAGGGGAATGCGTGGTTCCCGTGGTGGAATGGGCTATCAGGGACGCGGCGGCGGCTATCAGCCGCGTGGTGGCGCTCCCATGGGCATGCGAGGCGGTCGCCCACCTTTGTACTCACAGC CTCCCAAACAACACACAGGTGCCGAGAACAACAAGACCGTATCACCAGTGCCCACCTCGGCGATCAGTGGAGAACAGCCAGCGGTTGAAGCAGCCGGTGACGAGGTCACCGATGGCCAGACATCAGCGGTCGTCCCGTCTTCGGGTAACTCGCATGGCGGCAGTTCCGCTCCTGGTGGCAGCAACGGCGGAGGACCTCCTCCATATCTGGGCCGTGGACGTGGACGCGGTGGTCCCTTCagtggacgtggacgtggtGGCGGCGGCTACAATTCGCACATGAACGGAAATGGAGGCGGCAGCATGTACGGTGGCTCCCACAGCCACCACGGCAATTCCATGGGCGGCGGTCCGGGCAGCGAGCACGGTTCGATGCCCAGGCGCGGAGGTCCTCGGGGCAGGGGCGGCTACAATCAAGGTATGAGTCGGCCACCCTTGCATCACCATCAGGCACATAATCCCAATACACAACTTGCACCGGTACCAGCTCTCAAACGCGGCGCTCCCGGTGGTCCTGGTCCCAAACGCGGTCGCTACGAGGGCGGTCCCTATGGCCAGCGGCCCATGACGCCCAAGTACCATTCAACACAGCAGCATATGggtggtggaggcggcggcggcatgtCTTCGCAGTCCTCCTATGGCTCGCCGCCAAGTCACCATGCGCCACAACAAAG CCATCACAGCTATCAGACACACGAGCAGACCCAACAAGTGGATCCCTACGCGCAGAGCGGTTACAGCACCCAGACCACCCAGCAGGGATACAATGGCTATGGGcagagcggcagcagcagttaTGCGACTCACACATCGCAGACAAGTGCTCCGGCGAGCAGCAGCTACGGAGCCCACCACAGCACCGAATACGATCAGAGCCAGTATCAGAACTACAA CTCGACGGGCTATGCCGCACCGCAGGACACACGGTATCAGTCGTACAGCCAGGACTACAGCCAACAGTACGGCTCGACCGCAGTGGACTACAATGCTACCGGACAAGCGGACTACAGCCAGCACGGAGCGCAAAGCACTGGCTACGATGAGCGTGCCTACGCGGGTTATG ATTCGCAGGCCTACTCGCAGAACTATTCAAATGCAGCCGCCTACTACTAA
- the LOC6729395 gene encoding glycine-rich cell wall structural protein 1 isoform X3 → MEGGSVSSPSMGGPRGGGFRGRGGGAPMRGGFDRGRGRGGRGHFMGGMRGGGGSGMGGGPPMQGMMSGPPRGMRGSRGGMGYQGRGGGYQPRGGAPMGMRGGRPPLYSQPPKQHTGAENNKTVSPVPTSAISGEQPAVEAAGDEVTDGQTSAVVPSSGNSHGGSSAPGGSNGGGPPPYLGRGRGRGGPFSGRGRGGGGYNSHMNGNGGGSMYGGSHSHHGNSMGGGPGSEHGSMPRRGGPRGRGGYNQALKRGAPGGPGPKRGRYEGGPYGQRPMTPKYHSTQQHMGGGGGGGMSSQSSYGSPPSHHAPQQSHHSYQTHEQTQQVDPYAQSGYSTQTTQQGYNGYGQSGSSSYATHTSQTSAPASSSYGAHHSTEYDQSQYQNYNSTGYAAPQDTRYQSYSQDYSQQYGSTAVDYNATGQADYSQHGAQSTGYDERAYAGYDSQAYSQNYSNAAAYY, encoded by the exons ATGGAAGGAGGCTCAGTGTCCTCGCCATCGATGGGCGGCCCACGTGGAGGCGGTTTCCGTGGACGGGGCGGTGGAGCGCCTATGCGCGGTGGCTTCGATCGCGGACGTGGTCGTGGCGGTCGTGGACACTTTATGGGTGGCATGCGCGGAGGCGGCGGTAGCGGAATGGGCGGAGGACCGCCCATGCAGGGCATGATGTCGGGTCCTCCGAGGGGAATGCGTGGTTCCCGTGGTGGAATGGGCTATCAGGGACGCGGCGGCGGCTATCAGCCGCGTGGTGGCGCTCCCATGGGCATGCGAGGCGGTCGCCCACCTTTGTACTCACAGC CTCCCAAACAACACACAGGTGCCGAGAACAACAAGACCGTATCACCAGTGCCCACCTCGGCGATCAGTGGAGAACAGCCAGCGGTTGAAGCAGCCGGTGACGAGGTCACCGATGGCCAGACATCAGCGGTCGTCCCGTCTTCGGGTAACTCGCATGGCGGCAGTTCCGCTCCTGGTGGCAGCAACGGCGGAGGACCTCCTCCATATCTGGGCCGTGGACGTGGACGCGGTGGTCCCTTCagtggacgtggacgtggtGGCGGCGGCTACAATTCGCACATGAACGGAAATGGAGGCGGCAGCATGTACGGTGGCTCCCACAGCCACCACGGCAATTCCATGGGCGGCGGTCCGGGCAGCGAGCACGGTTCGATGCCCAGGCGCGGAGGTCCTCGGGGCAGGGGCGGCTACAATCAAG CTCTCAAACGCGGCGCTCCCGGTGGTCCTGGTCCCAAACGCGGTCGCTACGAGGGCGGTCCCTATGGCCAGCGGCCCATGACGCCCAAGTACCATTCAACACAGCAGCATATGggtggtggaggcggcggcggcatgtCTTCGCAGTCCTCCTATGGCTCGCCGCCAAGTCACCATGCGCCACAACAAAG CCATCACAGCTATCAGACACACGAGCAGACCCAACAAGTGGATCCCTACGCGCAGAGCGGTTACAGCACCCAGACCACCCAGCAGGGATACAATGGCTATGGGcagagcggcagcagcagttaTGCGACTCACACATCGCAGACAAGTGCTCCGGCGAGCAGCAGCTACGGAGCCCACCACAGCACCGAATACGATCAGAGCCAGTATCAGAACTACAA CTCGACGGGCTATGCCGCACCGCAGGACACACGGTATCAGTCGTACAGCCAGGACTACAGCCAACAGTACGGCTCGACCGCAGTGGACTACAATGCTACCGGACAAGCGGACTACAGCCAGCACGGAGCGCAAAGCACTGGCTACGATGAGCGTGCCTACGCGGGTTATG ATTCGCAGGCCTACTCGCAGAACTATTCAAATGCAGCCGCCTACTACTAA
- the LOC6729395 gene encoding glycine-rich cell wall structural protein 1.8 isoform X4 — MEGGSVSSPSMGGPRGGGFRGRGGGAPMRGGFDRGRGRGGRGHFMGGMRGGGGSGMGGGPPMQGMMSGPPRGMRGSRGGMGYQGRGGGYQPRGGAPMGMRGGRPPLYSQRAENNKTVSPVPTSAISGEQPAVEAAGDEVTDGQTSAVVPSSGNSHGGSSAPGGSNGGGPPPYLGRGRGRGGPFSGRGRGGGGYNSHMNGNGGGSMYGGSHSHHGNSMGGGPGSEHGSMPRRGGPRGRGGYNQALKRGAPGGPGPKRGRYEGGPYGQRPMTPKYHSTQQHMGGGGGGGMSSQSSYGSPPSHHAPQQSHHSYQTHEQTQQVDPYAQSGYSTQTTQQGYNGYGQSGSSSYATHTSQTSAPASSSYGAHHSTEYDQSQYQNYNSTGYAAPQDTRYQSYSQDYSQQYGSTAVDYNATGQADYSQHGAQSTGYDERAYAGYDSQAYSQNYSNAAAYY, encoded by the exons ATGGAAGGAGGCTCAGTGTCCTCGCCATCGATGGGCGGCCCACGTGGAGGCGGTTTCCGTGGACGGGGCGGTGGAGCGCCTATGCGCGGTGGCTTCGATCGCGGACGTGGTCGTGGCGGTCGTGGACACTTTATGGGTGGCATGCGCGGAGGCGGCGGTAGCGGAATGGGCGGAGGACCGCCCATGCAGGGCATGATGTCGGGTCCTCCGAGGGGAATGCGTGGTTCCCGTGGTGGAATGGGCTATCAGGGACGCGGCGGCGGCTATCAGCCGCGTGGTGGCGCTCCCATGGGCATGCGAGGCGGTCGCCCACCTTTGTACTCACAGC GTGCCGAGAACAACAAGACCGTATCACCAGTGCCCACCTCGGCGATCAGTGGAGAACAGCCAGCGGTTGAAGCAGCCGGTGACGAGGTCACCGATGGCCAGACATCAGCGGTCGTCCCGTCTTCGGGTAACTCGCATGGCGGCAGTTCCGCTCCTGGTGGCAGCAACGGCGGAGGACCTCCTCCATATCTGGGCCGTGGACGTGGACGCGGTGGTCCCTTCagtggacgtggacgtggtGGCGGCGGCTACAATTCGCACATGAACGGAAATGGAGGCGGCAGCATGTACGGTGGCTCCCACAGCCACCACGGCAATTCCATGGGCGGCGGTCCGGGCAGCGAGCACGGTTCGATGCCCAGGCGCGGAGGTCCTCGGGGCAGGGGCGGCTACAATCAAG CTCTCAAACGCGGCGCTCCCGGTGGTCCTGGTCCCAAACGCGGTCGCTACGAGGGCGGTCCCTATGGCCAGCGGCCCATGACGCCCAAGTACCATTCAACACAGCAGCATATGggtggtggaggcggcggcggcatgtCTTCGCAGTCCTCCTATGGCTCGCCGCCAAGTCACCATGCGCCACAACAAAG CCATCACAGCTATCAGACACACGAGCAGACCCAACAAGTGGATCCCTACGCGCAGAGCGGTTACAGCACCCAGACCACCCAGCAGGGATACAATGGCTATGGGcagagcggcagcagcagttaTGCGACTCACACATCGCAGACAAGTGCTCCGGCGAGCAGCAGCTACGGAGCCCACCACAGCACCGAATACGATCAGAGCCAGTATCAGAACTACAA CTCGACGGGCTATGCCGCACCGCAGGACACACGGTATCAGTCGTACAGCCAGGACTACAGCCAACAGTACGGCTCGACCGCAGTGGACTACAATGCTACCGGACAAGCGGACTACAGCCAGCACGGAGCGCAAAGCACTGGCTACGATGAGCGTGCCTACGCGGGTTATG ATTCGCAGGCCTACTCGCAGAACTATTCAAATGCAGCCGCCTACTACTAA